One Chryseobacterium indoltheticum DNA segment encodes these proteins:
- a CDS encoding RapZ C-terminal domain-containing protein produces the protein MLHIDIHSFSYKKGGIPKDDSGNGGGFTFDCRGILNPGRVEEYKIQTGNDIGVQEYLETKTDMPQFLELIKSLVSINIDNYLGRGFENLQINFGCTGGQHRSVYSAIKIAHFIEEKYGEKVEISLHHDEQHQLNHK, from the coding sequence ATGCTACACATAGACATTCACAGTTTTTCGTATAAAAAAGGAGGAATTCCAAAAGACGATTCAGGAAACGGAGGCGGTTTTACGTTCGATTGCCGAGGAATTTTAAATCCAGGAAGAGTTGAAGAATATAAAATTCAGACCGGAAATGACATTGGAGTTCAGGAATATTTAGAAACAAAAACCGATATGCCTCAGTTTTTAGAATTGATTAAAAGCTTAGTTTCGATCAATATAGATAACTATTTGGGAAGAGGTTTTGAAAACCTGCAAATCAACTTCGGATGTACCGGCGGACAACATAGATCGGTATATTCGGCCATTAAAATTGCTCATTTTATTGAAGAAAAATACGGCGAAAAAGTAGAAATCAGCCTTCATCACGACGAGCAACATCAACTTAATCATAAGTAA
- a CDS encoding nucleotidyltransferase family protein has translation MKALIFAAGKGTRLKPFTDHHPKALAKVNGVPLLERNIKYLKDFGITDFVINIHHFGDQIVAFLKENDNFGCKIEVSDESNELLETGGGLIFAKEFLNHGEDFLIMNADILTKINIDDFVGYHKEIKDFATLAVSDRESSRKLLFNDDLVLRGWLNVQTGEQRLAEFNKGFRPLAFSGVHCINPVIFDKIKRKGKFSVMEEYLDLMQTEKIHGFVHDSILIDVGRPESVIEAEKYFK, from the coding sequence ATGAAGGCATTAATTTTTGCAGCAGGAAAAGGAACACGGCTGAAACCTTTTACAGATCATCATCCTAAAGCTTTGGCCAAAGTAAACGGCGTTCCGCTTTTAGAAAGAAATATAAAATATCTCAAAGATTTTGGAATTACTGATTTTGTGATCAATATTCATCATTTTGGGGATCAAATTGTTGCATTTTTAAAAGAAAACGATAATTTCGGCTGTAAAATTGAGGTCTCCGACGAATCTAATGAACTTTTAGAAACCGGCGGTGGTTTGATTTTTGCTAAAGAATTCCTCAATCACGGTGAAGATTTCCTGATTATGAATGCCGATATTCTGACAAAGATCAATATTGATGATTTTGTAGGCTATCATAAAGAAATTAAAGATTTTGCTACATTAGCGGTTTCAGACAGAGAAAGTTCGAGAAAACTGTTGTTCAATGATGACTTGGTTTTACGAGGCTGGCTCAATGTACAGACCGGAGAGCAGCGTCTTGCAGAATTTAACAAGGGATTCAGACCTTTGGCTTTTAGCGGGGTACATTGCATTAATCCGGTGATTTTTGATAAAATAAAAAGAAAAGGAAAGTTTTCTGTGATGGAAGAATATCTGGATCTGATGCAGACCGAAAAAATACACGGTTTTGTACACGACAGCATTTTAATTGACGTTGGGAGACCAGAATCTGTAATTGAAGCAGAGAAATATTTTAAATAA
- a CDS encoding LOG family protein, with the protein MGTEGTRDESLQNTELDINESILHNSLREKTWDETITKDSWMVFKIMAEFVDGYEKMAKIGPCVSIFGSARLKPESKYYEMAVEIAEKITKIGFGVITGGGPGIMEAGNKGAFIAEGKSIGLNIDLPFEQHFNPYINKLYSLNFDYFFVRKVMFVKYSQGFIVMPGGFGTLDELTEAITLIQTNKIGRFPIVLVGSEFWSGLLDWFKETLLKEGMISEGDLDLYRVVDSADEAVAHIKAFYDKYSVNVNF; encoded by the coding sequence ATGGGAACTGAAGGAACGAGAGACGAGAGTTTACAGAATACAGAATTAGATATTAACGAATCTATATTACATAATAGTTTACGCGAAAAAACCTGGGACGAAACCATTACGAAAGACAGCTGGATGGTTTTTAAAATAATGGCAGAATTTGTAGATGGCTACGAAAAGATGGCTAAAATAGGACCTTGTGTATCTATTTTCGGATCTGCAAGACTAAAACCCGAAAGCAAATATTATGAAATGGCTGTTGAAATTGCCGAAAAAATCACCAAAATAGGTTTCGGAGTAATTACTGGAGGAGGCCCGGGAATCATGGAAGCCGGGAACAAAGGTGCTTTTATTGCAGAAGGAAAATCGATCGGTTTGAATATCGATTTACCATTTGAGCAACACTTTAATCCTTACATCAATAAATTATATTCTTTGAATTTTGACTATTTCTTCGTAAGAAAGGTTATGTTTGTAAAATATTCGCAAGGATTTATCGTAATGCCCGGAGGATTTGGAACATTAGATGAGCTTACAGAAGCAATTACTTTAATTCAGACCAATAAAATAGGTCGTTTTCCGATCGTATTGGTGGGATCTGAATTTTGGAGTGGCTTATTGGATTGGTTTAAAGAAACTCTTCTAAAGGAAGGAATGATTTCTGAAGGCGATCTTGATCTTTACCGTGTGGTAGACAGTGCAGACGAGGCCGTGGCTCATATAAAGGCTTTTTATGATAAGTACTCTGTAAACGTTAACTTTTAA
- a CDS encoding DUF6702 family protein, translating into MKKFLYISSVFTLMMLMSFSVADFFSSMTKADYIDGSKTLKFTTKMNTSHISDAIKINRNTAGFEAEVKKYVNNNFDVFVNGSPKTLTFTGSQVSGETVWVYFETGGVSDINSLKIKNTILLSAFPKQINLVNIAYKGNQKTMNFQRGKEVNEVSF; encoded by the coding sequence ATGAAAAAATTTTTATATATATCGAGTGTTTTTACATTGATGATGCTGATGAGTTTTTCGGTGGCAGACTTCTTCTCTTCGATGACTAAAGCAGATTATATCGACGGCAGTAAAACTCTGAAGTTTACTACGAAAATGAATACAAGCCACATTTCTGACGCTATTAAAATCAACAGAAATACCGCAGGGTTCGAAGCTGAAGTAAAAAAATATGTAAACAATAACTTTGATGTATTTGTAAATGGTTCTCCCAAAACTTTAACTTTCACAGGAAGTCAGGTAAGCGGAGAAACGGTTTGGGTATATTTTGAAACAGGAGGTGTTTCTGACATCAATAGTTTAAAGATAAAAAATACAATACTTTTAAGTGCATTTCCTAAGCAAATAAACCTTGTAAATATTGCGTACAAAGGAAATCAGAAAACGATGAATTTTCAACGCGGAAAAGAGGTAAATGAAGTTTCTTTTTAA
- a CDS encoding T9SS type B sorting domain-containing protein, producing the protein MKKILLLSFLFVLSTINSNLRAQTYQLTGSPVINTTGWDIVPSASATGDFVQLTSDQTSQFGAIKLSNPINLKYCDKWKVEFDFRIDGNGTTSYGRGDGLTFWYLSNPPTAFTTGGGLGIPANANGLMVAFDIFNNSTEGQMSKVHLLYGTNNVPAGNPNIEYNTTANSTFHSPDLNPTQPFVGSTYKHVEVNGEVDPANINNWRIQIRIDGVLITDDSYAPAGGAIGMTQGYFGFSAGTGAASARHSIKNAKIFIDKVPILQNSITPFVCTNPATGNGFVDLTSYANQFVNNPGNYIITYYVLGSSTPIAVPTNFQYSGNTTISVVIKDPSSTLCDNGDARIILNPSPFAADDVTITACNNNNAGVAYFDLSTAAVTTLPGVTKRYYPTLANLTAGTNEILNWSNYPSANGGTVHVKVTTPQGCTDNAVITLNHFPVVVVNDTSLRSCFLETDVSMGSFNLTNATVTTQTGITKKYYPSLQDAINASNEIVTTNPYIAPNGFVYIKVTNANGCYAIAKVTLTVIPPVYSAVLKDKTICIEDKTTLDAGTGFDSYLWSTGATTQTISDVGVGTYWVKLKTGDCTATQNVKVFASEQPVITSIDVSATTVTVYANGGTPAYQYSLDNINWQASNIFKGLSRGIHKVFLKDSYDCEPMEVEVTVPNIINVITPNGDGRNDVIDYSALGSKIDLTFNIYNRYGAKLHQGDKTNNYTWDGTAGGRKVPTGSYWYSVTWTENNKTKTPVKLSGWIMVKNRE; encoded by the coding sequence ATGAAAAAAATTTTACTCCTCAGTTTTTTGTTCGTTTTATCAACCATTAACTCAAATTTAAGAGCTCAGACTTATCAACTTACAGGCTCACCTGTAATTAATACTACAGGATGGGACATCGTTCCCTCGGCATCTGCTACCGGCGATTTCGTACAGCTTACTTCAGATCAAACCAGTCAGTTTGGTGCCATAAAGCTTTCTAATCCTATCAACCTGAAATATTGTGATAAATGGAAAGTAGAATTTGACTTTCGAATAGACGGAAACGGAACAACCTCGTATGGTAGAGGCGATGGTCTTACATTCTGGTATCTGTCTAATCCCCCAACAGCATTCACAACCGGAGGCGGACTGGGAATTCCTGCAAACGCAAACGGATTGATGGTTGCATTTGATATATTCAACAATTCTACAGAAGGACAGATGAGCAAAGTACACCTTCTTTACGGCACCAATAATGTACCTGCCGGAAACCCGAATATCGAATATAATACAACGGCAAATAGTACTTTTCACTCTCCGGATCTTAACCCAACTCAGCCTTTCGTTGGCTCTACTTACAAACATGTCGAAGTAAATGGTGAAGTAGATCCTGCAAATATTAATAACTGGAGAATCCAAATCAGAATAGATGGCGTACTGATTACAGACGATTCTTATGCTCCCGCCGGCGGTGCAATCGGTATGACGCAGGGTTATTTCGGGTTTTCTGCAGGAACAGGAGCTGCAAGTGCAAGACATTCTATTAAAAATGCTAAAATTTTTATTGATAAAGTTCCAATTTTACAAAACAGCATCACTCCATTTGTGTGTACCAACCCTGCAACAGGAAACGGGTTTGTAGATTTAACGTCTTATGCAAATCAGTTTGTAAATAATCCTGGAAATTACATTATTACTTATTATGTCTTGGGAAGCTCTACGCCAATTGCTGTGCCTACAAACTTTCAATACTCAGGAAACACAACGATCTCGGTAGTCATAAAAGACCCTTCCTCTACATTATGTGATAATGGTGATGCAAGAATTATTTTAAATCCAAGTCCTTTTGCGGCTGATGATGTCACGATAACAGCCTGTAACAATAACAATGCAGGAGTTGCCTATTTCGATCTGAGTACTGCTGCAGTAACTACTTTACCCGGCGTTACAAAAAGATATTATCCTACCCTTGCCAATCTTACAGCGGGAACTAATGAGATCTTAAACTGGTCAAATTACCCTTCAGCAAACGGAGGAACAGTTCATGTAAAAGTTACCACTCCGCAAGGATGTACTGATAATGCGGTTATTACCCTTAATCATTTCCCGGTAGTTGTGGTAAATGATACTTCCTTACGATCATGTTTTTTGGAAACCGATGTTTCCATGGGATCATTTAATCTAACCAATGCTACCGTAACCACACAGACAGGAATAACAAAAAAATATTACCCATCATTGCAGGATGCCATTAATGCAAGTAACGAGATTGTAACGACCAATCCTTATATTGCTCCCAATGGATTTGTGTACATTAAAGTAACCAATGCGAACGGTTGCTATGCAATTGCAAAAGTGACCCTAACTGTAATTCCGCCGGTATATTCTGCGGTTTTAAAAGACAAGACCATCTGTATAGAAGATAAGACAACGTTAGATGCAGGTACAGGCTTCGATTCGTACTTATGGAGCACAGGAGCAACAACTCAAACTATTTCTGATGTTGGCGTAGGAACTTATTGGGTAAAATTAAAAACTGGAGATTGCACGGCGACTCAAAATGTAAAGGTATTTGCATCAGAACAGCCTGTGATTACGTCAATTGACGTATCGGCAACGACAGTTACCGTATATGCCAATGGGGGAACTCCTGCTTACCAATATTCTTTAGATAATATAAACTGGCAGGCTTCCAATATATTCAAAGGACTTTCTAGAGGAATCCATAAAGTTTTCTTGAAAGACTCGTATGATTGCGAACCGATGGAAGTAGAAGTTACCGTTCCTAATATCATTAACGTCATCACACCAAACGGAGACGGCCGCAATGATGTTATAGATTACTCTGCATTGGGAAGCAAAATAGATTTAACATTTAATATCTATAACCGATACGGAGCTAAACTTCACCAAGGTGACAAAACCAATAATTACACATGGGACGGAACTGCAGGCGGAAGAAAAGTTCCTACAGGAAGCTATTGGTATTCTGTAACATGGACTGAAAACAACAAAACCAAAACTCCGGTAAAACTATCCGGTTGGATTATGGTAAAAAACAGAGAATAA